ACCGTCGCGCAGCTCGTCGATCGACTGCTCGTGGATCTGGCGCAGGCGGATCCGACTGGCCTCGTCGAGCGGGGCGGCCTTGACCTCCTCCAGCAGCTGGCGGATCATGCCGCCGATGCGCATGACCTTGGCCGGTTGTTCCACGAGGTCGGACAGGGCGGTCTGCCGGGCCTCGACCTCGACGGGCGTCCCGTCCGGTCCGATCGTCTGGTGCTCGTCCGTCATGCGTTCCAGCCTAGACGCGGTCAGTCGGCGGTGCCGAGGGTGAGCACCACCTTGCCGGTGTGACTGGAGTCCTCGAGGACCTGGTGGGCCTCCTGCACCCGCTCCAGCGGGAACGTGGAGTGCACGACGGGCCGGACGAGACCCTCGGCGACCCACGGCCACACCGCCGTGACGAGCCCGGCGACGATCGACGCCTTCTCGTGCGCCGGCCTGGCCCGCAGCGACGTGGCGGTGACCGAGGCCCGCTTCATCAGCAGCCGGTTGAGGTCGAGCTCGCCCTTGATCCCGCCCTGCAGCCCGATGACCACCAGACGGCCGCCGGTGGCGAGCGCGCGGACGTTCCGCTCGAGGTAGGCCGCGCCCATGATGTCGAGGATGACGTCGGGGCGCAGGTCCGCGCCCTTCAGCTCGTCGAGGAAGTCGGTGGTGCGGTACTCGATCGCCCGTTCGGCCCCGAGATCGCGGCACACCTGCGCCTTCTCCGGACTCCCGACGGTCACGACCACGCGGGCACCGGCCGCGACCGCCATCTGGATCGCGGTCGTGCCGATCCCGCTGGCGCCACCGTGGACCAGCAGGACCTCCCCGGCGGTCAGGCCGGCGGTCTCGAACACGTTGGACCACACGGTGGCCGCGGTCTCCATCAGTCCGCCCGCCGCGACGTCGTCGAGGTCGCCGGGCACGGGCGCGACCTGGCCGAGGGGGACCGCCACGTACTCGGCGTAGCCGCCGCCGGTCAGCAGCGCGGCGACGCGCTGGCCGACGACCGACGGGTCGACGTCCGCGCCGACGCCGACCACCTCGCCGCTGCACTCCAGCCCCAGGACGGGCGTGGCTCCGGCCGGCGGGTCGTAGAACCCCCGCCGCTGCAGCAGGTCGGCCCGGTTGACGCCCGCGGCGGCGACCCGCACGAGCACCTCTCCGGCGGCAGGCTCGGGCTCGGGCAGCTGGGTGATCTCGAGGGTCTCGGGCCCGCCGGGCTGGTTCACGATGACGGCTCTCACCCGACCCACGCTACGGGTGGGCGGGCGGCAGCACGTCGGAACCGCCGTGCCGGTGGTGCGGGGTCGCTAGCGTGGAGCCATGCGTACCGCCGTGATCCAGCTGTCGGCCGGTTCCGACGCGGCCGTCAACCGGGCGGAGGTCCGGGCCCGGTTGCGAGCCGTCGGCACCGACGTCGACCTCGTGGTGCTGCCCGAGGCGACCATGGTGGACTTCGGCCCGACCGACACCGACCTGGCCGCCGTGGCGGAGCCGCTCGACGGCCCGTTCCACGACCTGCTGGCGCAGGAGGCCCGCCGGTCCGGCGCCACGATCGTCGCCGGCACCTTCGAGCGGCGCGAGGCCGACCTGCCCTACAACACCCTCGTCGTGGTGGGACCCGACGGCGGGCTGCGTGCGACGTACCGCAAGATTCACCTCTACGACTCCTTCGGCTACCGCGAGTCCGACCGGCTCAGCCCCGGACCGGTCGAGCCCGTCGTGGTGGACGTCGGCGGCGTCACCGTGGGCCTCATGACCTGCTACGACCTGCGGTTCCCCGAGCTGGCCCGGGCGCTGGTCGACCGCGGGGCCGAGCTGCTGCTCGTGCCTGCCGCCTGGGTCGCCGGCGACGGCAAGGTGCACCACTGGCGCACCCTGCTCGCGGCCCGGGCGATCGAGAACACCGTGCACGTGGTGGCGGCGGCCCAGGGCGGGCCGCGCTACTCGGGGCACTCCTTGGTGGTCGATCCGTGGGGTTCTATCGTGGAGGAGGCGGCCCACACGGCCGATGCGACCCTCGTCGCCGATCTCGACCCCGCAGCCGTGGGTGCCGCCCGCCGCGTGAATCCGTCGTTGGACAACCGAAGGATCCGATCGTCGTCATGACCACCACCCGCGCGCAGGGCCGCCGGCGCCTCGATGCGTCGGTGCCGGCGGAGTACGAGCTGCCGGTCCGCCAGCCGCGCCTCGACTCGCCGGCCACGGCCGTCCTCGTGCGCAACGTCGTCGCGGCCGCGTGGGCGCTCGGCACCCTCGTCTCGGCGCTGGTGATCGTCGACGTCGATCTGCCGGGGTGGATCTTCCGCCCGGCCGCGGCCCTGCTGACGGTGGCGCTGACGGTGGGTCTGACCCATCGTGCGGGCGGCCACCTGCGGATCTGGCCGGCCCTCGCGGGGGTCCTCTGCCTGCTGGCCGTGGCGTTGCAGACCAACGGACTGCTCGTCGCCGCCGCGGCACTGACCGGCGTGGTGGGAGCGGTCTGGGCCGTCATGGTCACCCGGCCCGCGGACGGTCTCGTCGAGATCCTGCGGGAGTTCGTCGTGGCGCTGACGGTGGCGGCATCCGGCGCGGTGGGGGTCGCCGCCTGGAACGCACCCGTCGACGTCGAGACCTTCAGCTTCGTCGTGGTCGCGGCGGCCATCACCCTGGCGATCTCGATGGTGTGGGCCCTCGGGGCCGGCCTGCACGGGCTCGGCCGACTGCACCTGGCGGTGCTGGTGGGCGTCGCGGTGGCCGTGGTGGCGGTGATCGCCTACGGCAGCATCGTGCGGGCCTACGGATCGCCGGGCCTGCTGGCCCTCATCGACGACGTCGTCTACACGATGCGGACCACGATCGGCGGCGTCCCTCGACCCGTCGAGGTGTTCATCGGGTTCCCGGCTCTCGTCGTGGGGGTCTCGATGCGGTCGGTGCGCCGCGAGGGCTGGTGGGTGCTGGTGTTCGCCGTGATCGGCACCGCGGTCGTCACGACCTCGCTGGTGTCGCCCGGCGCCTATCCCACCTACATCACCCTGTCGACGCTGTACTCCGCCGTCCTCGGGCTGGGGCTGGGCCTGGCGGCGCGCCGGGTGCTGGGCTCCCAGAGCGCGATCCGTTCGGCCCGCGCCGTGCAGGAACCCCACCGGGTGGAGCCTCCGCGCCTGTCCGGCCTCAAGTGATGACAGAATCGACAGCGGTGACGTCGTGGGTCCGCCCGGGTCGTCCCAGGAGGGGTGCCGGAGTGGCCGATCGGAACCGCCTTGAAAGCGGTCGCTGGCTCTACAGGTCAGCCGCGGGTTCGAATCCCGCCCCCTCTGCGTGATGAAGCCCTCGGTGTACCGCTTGTCCCGCGGCCCGGCGCTGCTCGGCGCGGGCTCGTTCCTGATCGCCAGTGCGGTGGCGGTGTTCCTGGCGTTCGTGCTGGTGCCGCGTGACGGTGCCGCCGGGTGGATGGGCGTGGTCGCAGGTGTCCTGGCGGTGCTCGCCCTGGCCCAGTCGGCGCGCTTCGCCCTGAGGTCGCCGGTGGTCATGACCTTGACCGACCAGGGCTTCGTCATCGGACGTCCGCGGTGCCGCGGTCGGTGGGAGGACGTCGAGGACGTGGTCCTCGAGGCCGGCCGGCTCGGCCTCACGGGCGAGAACGTGGCCGCCGGTCTCGACCTGCGCCTGATCGAACCCGACCAGGTGCAGCCGCTGGTCCGGGAGGTCTACGACCGGCTCAACACCGCGAACGGCTACACGCGCTTCCGCTGACCCGGTGCGGGACCCCGGCGTCCCGGCCCCGAGGGAGCAGGTGGCGCGGCCGGGCTCCCGACGGCCTAGACTGGACCGCCCCCTGCTGACTGCCCTGCCCCGAAGGAGTCCGGTGACGTCCACCCCCGCCGAGCGGCGCGAGATCGAGACGGAGCAGGCGTACGTCGACACCGTCTACGAACGGCTCGACGCGTCGGCCGACGTCGCCCGCTCGCTGGTCGCCGAGGGGTTCGCCCGCGGGCACATCGGCCACGAGGGCGGTCTGGTCGAGCGCGACGCGATGGTGTTCCAGGCGACCCGCCGGCTCACCGCCCTGAACGCCGCGCACGACGGCCTGGTGTTCGGCCGGCTCAACCTGACCACCGGCGAGTCCCGCTACATCGGCCGCATCGGCGTCCGTGACGCCGAGCGCGAGATCCTGCTGATCGACTGGCGGGCGCCGGCGGCCGCGGTGTTCTACCAGGCGACCGCGCAGGACCCGTCCGGTGTCGTCCGCCGCCGCGTCCTGCGCTGTTCCGGCGCCCAGGTGGTGGGCATCGAGGACGACCTGCTCGACGCCGACAGCGCGCCCGACGACATGGTCGTCGTCGGTGAGGGTGCGCTGCTGGCCAGCCTGTCGCGGGCCCGCGACAGCACGATGCACTCGGTCGTGGCCACGATCCAGAAGGAGCAGGACGAGGCGATCCGCGCCCCGAGCCGGGGCGCCACGATCATCGGCGGCGGACCGGGCACCGGCAAGACCGTCGTGGCGCTGCACCGCGCCGCCTTCCTGCTGTACACCGACCGCCGCCGTTTCGAGTCCGGCGGAGTGCTGGTGGTCGGTCCGTCGTCGGTGTTCATGAACTACATCGAGCGGGTGCTGCCCAGCCTCGGGGAGACCAGCGTGACGCTGCGGTCTCTCGGTCAGGTGGTCGACGGCATCACCAGCGCCCACCACGACGAGCCGGTGGCGGCGGCCGCGAAGGGTTCGGCACGGATGGTCAGGGTGCTGGCCCGGGCGGCCGCAGCGCCCTTGGCCGGGGCCCCGACGGAGTTCCGCTACTTCTACAAGGACGACGTGCTGCGGCTCGACGCCGCCAGGCTCGACGGACTGCGACGTCACCTGCTGCACCAGAGCTCCCGCAACCGGGCCCATCCGCGGGTGCCGGCCGTGCTCGTCGACGCCCTGTGGCAGCAGGTGGCCGGTGAGCGGGCGCTCGAGAAGGGCCGGGAGGGCTTCACCGACGCGATCGTCGACGACCCGCGGTTCGTGGACTTCGTCGAGGCGTGGTGGCCGGCCGTCGACGCCGTCGAGATCTGGCGCAGCCTGCCCGACCGGCTCGCCGAGTTCGCGCAGGGCGAGTTCCCCCGCGAGCAGATGGACGCGCTGCGTGCCTCGTGGGCCGGCGGCGTCCCCAGCATCGAGGACGTCCCCCTCATCGACGAGCTCCGCTACCTGATCGGCGAGGTGCCGCCCGAGCACGACGAGGACGACGACACCCCCAAGCAGCTCATGAGCTTCGAGCGGCGCGAGCGGGAGGATGCCGGCGACCGGCTCCGGTCGACCCGCAGCATCGACGACGACGGCTTCGCCCACGTGCTGGTCGACGAGGCGCAGGACCTGTCGCCGATGCAGTGGCGGATGCTCGGCCGCCGGGGCCGCCACGCCAGCTGGACGATCGTGGGCGACCCGGCCCAGTCGTCCTGGCCGTGGCCCGAGGAGGCGGCCGCCGCCCGGGCCGCCGCCCTCGACGGCAAGCCCGAGCACGTCTTCCGGTTGTCGACCAACTACCGCAACTCCGCGGAGATCTACGACGTCGCGGCCCAGGTGGCCCGCCACGCCATCCCCGGCGCCGACCTCGCTGCCGCGGTGCGCCGCACCGGTGAGGAGCCCGAGCACCTCGTGGTGGCTCCGGGGCAGCTGGTGGGCGTGGCCCGCGAGCGCGCCGAGAAGCTGCTCGGCCGGGTCGACGGCACGGTCGCCGTGGTCGCCCCCCGGGCTCGGGTGGCCGAGCTCACCGCCGAGCTGTCCGAGACGCTGCGTCACCACGAGCGACT
The Aeromicrobium marinum DSM 15272 genome window above contains:
- a CDS encoding NAD(P)H-quinone oxidoreductase, whose product is MRAVIVNQPGGPETLEITQLPEPEPAAGEVLVRVAAAGVNRADLLQRRGFYDPPAGATPVLGLECSGEVVGVGADVDPSVVGQRVAALLTGGGYAEYVAVPLGQVAPVPGDLDDVAAGGLMETAATVWSNVFETAGLTAGEVLLVHGGASGIGTTAIQMAVAAGARVVVTVGSPEKAQVCRDLGAERAIEYRTTDFLDELKGADLRPDVILDIMGAAYLERNVRALATGGRLVVIGLQGGIKGELDLNRLLMKRASVTATSLRARPAHEKASIVAGLVTAVWPWVAEGLVRPVVHSTFPLERVQEAHQVLEDSSHTGKVVLTLGTAD
- a CDS encoding carbon-nitrogen hydrolase family protein, coding for MRTAVIQLSAGSDAAVNRAEVRARLRAVGTDVDLVVLPEATMVDFGPTDTDLAAVAEPLDGPFHDLLAQEARRSGATIVAGTFERREADLPYNTLVVVGPDGGLRATYRKIHLYDSFGYRESDRLSPGPVEPVVVDVGGVTVGLMTCYDLRFPELARALVDRGAELLLVPAAWVAGDGKVHHWRTLLAARAIENTVHVVAAAQGGPRYSGHSLVVDPWGSIVEEAAHTADATLVADLDPAAVGAARRVNPSLDNRRIRSSS
- a CDS encoding HelD family protein; translation: MTSTPAERREIETEQAYVDTVYERLDASADVARSLVAEGFARGHIGHEGGLVERDAMVFQATRRLTALNAAHDGLVFGRLNLTTGESRYIGRIGVRDAEREILLIDWRAPAAAVFYQATAQDPSGVVRRRVLRCSGAQVVGIEDDLLDADSAPDDMVVVGEGALLASLSRARDSTMHSVVATIQKEQDEAIRAPSRGATIIGGGPGTGKTVVALHRAAFLLYTDRRRFESGGVLVVGPSSVFMNYIERVLPSLGETSVTLRSLGQVVDGITSAHHDEPVAAAAKGSARMVRVLARAAAAPLAGAPTEFRYFYKDDVLRLDAARLDGLRRHLLHQSSRNRAHPRVPAVLVDALWQQVAGERALEKGREGFTDAIVDDPRFVDFVEAWWPAVDAVEIWRSLPDRLAEFAQGEFPREQMDALRASWAGGVPSIEDVPLIDELRYLIGEVPPEHDEDDDTPKQLMSFERREREDAGDRLRSTRSIDDDGFAHVLVDEAQDLSPMQWRMLGRRGRHASWTIVGDPAQSSWPWPEEAAAARAAALDGKPEHVFRLSTNYRNSAEIYDVAAQVARHAIPGADLAAAVRRTGEEPEHLVVAPGQLVGVARERAEKLLGRVDGTVAVVAPRARVAELTAELSETLRHHERLRVLDGLDTKGLEFDAVVVVDPDAIVAESEAGWRTFYVVLTRATQLLSTVGPTERWREVSRGGPRP